The Thermodesulfobacteriota bacterium region TCCGTTGCTAAACAGTATAAAATGGACGGTCTATCCCAAATATCCGGACACTGCGAAAAGGTGGAATAGATGACCCACATATCCCCTTACAGAAAAAAATATAACCGTTTAGATTCATATCTGATTTTTTATTTTACCTGCCGTTAGGACATTACTTTCCGCAAAACCGGGGTGCAAAACTTGAGTAAAAATTTCTGCCCCCAAGAACATGGCATTGATTTACCCCTCTAAGGGGTGGTTGGATACGCCAGGTTTAATGTGACTAAAGGAATGACCTCACCACGTATAATGAGGAGCTGATTACCATTCCTGTGATAAAGGAAACGTATGCCATCCTGACAAAACGGTATTTTTGATGCGCCAGATACTGACCCATAAAATAGATTTCCTTGATTTGCGTTTTGTAGGCTTCTTCATGATCATTCATGATTTTTTCCATGGCACGTTCATAATCATCATAATCGATTTTGGTAAAGGAGCCAAAAAATAGCAGACTAAAGGATGTATTTTCCGGATCTATCGTTTCATTCAGACGCTTTTTCCCCAGCTTTTTAGGCATGGCCGCATAGGCAGCCAGTAAAACAGTCAAAACGCAAAATCCAATCATGGTCAAAGCAGCCGGCTGTAATCGCGGATCGTTCAGGAAGCGAATAGATAATGGAATTAAAAGGGCCGCTACGGTTAACATCATATTGGCTTTCATGTCGGCCATGGAACTCAACTGGACATGATGGACACGCGTTTGGCGGATCATATGGTCCAGATGCACAGCCGGTTGTCGTATTTCCATCGAAATCACCCCTCTTCAATTAATCATTCAAAAGTTACTGAATTATCTTCTGGAGAATAATGAAGAGGAATATAAACGAAAAGCAATGGCATATCAATAGAATAATGTGAATTTGCTTTAACCCAACCTGGCAATCCAAAGCAAAAAAGAATCAATTTTCAAAATTATTATAACAACCGGGAATTAAATCC contains the following coding sequences:
- a CDS encoding DUF5706 domain-containing protein — protein: MEIRQPAVHLDHMIRQTRVHHVQLSSMADMKANMMLTVAALLIPLSIRFLNDPRLQPAALTMIGFCVLTVLLAAYAAMPKKLGKKRLNETIDPENTSFSLLFFGSFTKIDYDDYERAMEKIMNDHEEAYKTQIKEIYFMGQYLAHQKYRFVRMAYVSFITGMVISSSLYVVRSFL